The DNA region ttttaatgaggTATCCAGATAAGTGAGCAAACGTCTTTTTATAGtatctatttttaatatcatcGTCGAGATCAACACTTGTTTTAAATGAGTTCATACTTTCtacaattttgtttttaaaggTTTTTATATTGAACGAATTGtgatcatttatatttcctGAAGACATGACAATTATAGTTGTATCTTCTGATAtctacaaaattaataaatgtgtATTTGAATAAATGGCATGCAATAATATGAGAAATATGATTTATAGCGAAACAGAGATGGGATATTTCCTTACGTGAACTTTTTTAGCTaaagcataaaaatatctttCGGATGATAACGTCGCATTTTTGTAAAGCTTTAGTACCATGAACAAATTTCTATTGTATGAACGGACAGCTTttcctaaaaaaaattataattttgcatcatataaattgaaatattatgaaaattaacaaataaaagacaataaatatagaatataactacgatattaataaagaaaatatatcgaATAAAGAGCGataatcatatattaaactgattaattaattattttttatataccattaataaaattcgGATCGAATTTTCGAGGACCATTGGGATCCCATAgcatgtatattatatcatcatactattggaaaaaaaaaatatatatatataattattattttattatttgagcttagtttgatattttaaatattggTCTGTAATTCATACCCTATTGGAATtagaaatttttattttgcatttttcaACATAGGCATTGTTTCCATTATTCCTATAATATACATCTACGCCGTCATTACTCGTGGAATGATATTTGTAGCCGGCTTTAGTTGTAGCGTagtattttaaaaactGTACAGCTTCGTCCATAACTTCTAttgctttttttgtttctgCTGGGTTTGTGCATAATagattctttatttttttatatattttatctaatttaaatgaagCGGGAGTAtatctatttttaattttgaaaaaaaacaaatatatttataaaatggcATTTTGTGATTAATCATATGCACACGtatatttcttataatAGTGCATggaatgcatatttatatattactgCATTTTCTTACGCAATATGAGATGAAGGAGCATTAGTTAAAACGGCTTGGGGTAAAGCTGTTTCAGGTGGAACGGTTTCAGGTAAAACTGTTTCAGGTGAAACGGCTTGGGGTAAAACTGTTTCAGGTGAAACTGTTTCAGGTAGAGCTGTTTCAGGTGAAACTGTTTCAGGTATAGCTATTTCAGGTATAGCTGTTTCAGGTATAGCTATTTCAGGTAGAATTGTTTTAGATGATGGTGTTTTGGATAAAGTAGCTTTATATCGAGTCCTTTTAGATCGAGGCTTTTGGCGTCGCGGTGTTATGAATAAATGCGTTTCGGATGATGATGATTCTGATGGAATATTTTGGGGCCGAGTTTTTGTGTATCGAACTCTTTTGCGTCGAGTCTCTTTGGGTAGAGTTATTTCGGGTAATGATTCTTCTGGTGGATCTGTTTTGAATAATGATTCTTCTGATTGATCTGTTTCGAATGATGATTCTTCTGATTGATCTGTTTCGAATAGACTTGTATTGGCTCGGCCTTCTTTGGCTCGAGTCTGTTCGGGTGGGGCCGAGTTTCCTGCTACATATTCGGTTGTAAGGACTTTATCGTTCACATATAcgaacaaaattaaaacaaaaaaaattattttaacgTATCCATTATTCAttcttaaattttataaataacgtactaaaaattgttgtacttttttaaaaatcaaaacctcgaataaatttattattttaattataatcgaagaaaaatattttcgaaaaggtaaaaaaaacgcttatttaaacaaatacaaaaacattatttatgcaataaatttgtataactatttaatttgtatGTTTTATCTTATTACCAAATTCAACATACttcttatttaaataattccgTTACAATACAGCGTTAACAACACACTTTtccataaataatgaatatcaAGAAATATTATGGCTATTAATTTCtctaatattataatatctgaaataaatgatcataattaattatatatatacaaatgttGTAATGCATACCACtatagatatataattttttgttcgTGCAGTCATTAAACTAAAATTAAAactaatatttataaaacaatttcGCTTAtagcattatatatattcctttttatacatacataaaaaaataataatactttGGCAATATAATATCGATAATTTAAACACAAATctaagaaaataatatgaaaagcacatattttttgaacaTAATAgttgttaatatattatttgaatatagTTAAAGATACATATATCGATGAGTAAACAACTATATGCAAATactattattgttatttcttttcattttaagtacaagacatattttatagttttttaaatattaaaataattgcattcaaacaaatattatattacatttatatatcgTTGTAGCTGTTACAActacaataataatattcttaatccataataaaataaaataacaacTTTGATATTATGTCAAATAAAGTTTTCCGTGGCatgtgttattattttaataaaaagtggcaataatatttttatatatcatattagGCGATAAAATTTGTGTTGTTAAAGTATTGTTGCACTGCTCTTTTGTGCATTAATGcgaattataaatttcaCATTAATAGCAAAACATagtgtatataaaattaaaataaataaaatataaaaatgaaacaatGAAACATAAAGTTGTAAAGTCAagaaatacatataattaatttattttttaattctaaCATTCTTGATGCCGAGCTGTTCATCCTTTATGGATCATGTATTTGCATTATGGATTATAGTTTCGTTCACTGAACCTGTGTTTTGAGTTATGGTTTGGAggatattataatttaattttttataatttgatcatatttattggtCTTTGAATACTAATTAAATACATGTACCACCATGTATGCTTAATCTCGAGATTATGTCTAAATATGCAACAAAAAAGGATGATAAACACTAAATGAAAGGAatatcataaataataactgTTATATGTGTACCATTCACAAAACTAATACATATAGATGCATCTTTATATCAAAAGacatatacaaataatatacaaagaaagcattcataaaataaaaaaacaatatatgaTGGTAATTTAAAGCAGCCATTATGTATGGAAACAAATCGTTATATTAACACAAATTTTCTAATATTACGgttataaacatatacattatatatttttataatgaaaaaatttatttaaagatttttcaataattaATTCTTGACCCTTGGAAATATGACCATCAAtctaagaaaaaaaacataaatagatgaatatataaaatttttaaattgtttacaaattatagcatatattataaatatgtgcatttatttaaaacaatatctttttaacaaatgctaaaataaattattgttataaaaatttgtatatcgATTACAGATTCGAGATGGGTGATATTAACACAAAgaccttttttttcaataaggTATCCAGCTATGTTAACAAAAATTTTCTctaattttccttttctaaTATCTTCTTCAGAATCAATTTCTGTTGTGAATAAATTTGCgttttctattattttgtttttatattctttctTGGAAGGGTGGTGATCAATTATATTTGCTGAGGTCATGACAATTATAGCTTTGTCTTTTGATAtctacaaaattaataaaaatatatcacataaattattgtaaataatatgataattGCGATTTATATGGAAACAGAAGAAATATGTTTCCTTACATCAAACTTTGCAGCTaaagcataaaaatatttctcaCGACCCCCAAACCAACTTTTGTAACGTTGTTgtatcattattaaatttggaTTGTATACACGCTCAATTTttcctaaaaaaaatattataaaattacataaatgaaattaaaatagtatgaatttaaatatataggaAACAATAAACAGCATCATATAACAACAACAATAGTAAATCACGAGATGTAGAATAAATagcaataatatatgttaaatTGACTAATTAATCATGTTTTGTATACTTTTAACAGAGCCATTATTGAAATTATTTGCAAGATCAGGATCCCATAgcatgtttattatttcattatactAATGGaaacaaagaaaaatatatgtatataaattatagtcattttttattttatttggttTATAACGTTATATTGTTCATTAATTGATACCTTATTGctatgaaaatattgaaaattaaCTCTTTGAACAATTGTATTTCCTTCAAGCCTTTTTTTCCGACAAGTAGTATCCTTACGTGCTTTCCatttacatatttcatAACTATCTTTATCATTAATATGATTTTCTAAATGTGTTACAGCTTCGTTCATAAGTTTCTCCGCATTGATAGTTTCTTCTGGGTTGGTACATAATAGGTGCTTgttttgttcatatatttcttctGGACTAtcattgataaaaatgaacaaattttaaatgcatacaaaaataaagggattatatttatattataccaTTATTGCACATGTATGTATTtaacattttcataatgaaatatatattatatattgttgtGTTTTCTTACGTAACGCAACAATATTCGGGTTCGGGTTTTGTATTTTCTCCTGGATCCGGCTCAGTTGCAAgggttttattattcacaTATATGGAGATgcttaaaagaaataaaacaatttgaatataaaatttattcattCTTGAACTttacaaacaaaatattaaaatatatattagtattttttaattaaaaattaacaacTCGAAAATCTGGACaagtataattaaaattgaagcaaataattttctccaataaagtataaaaaaatattatttaaacgaaaaatgtatgttttatcatatttataagtttaatatatttttaatttaaataattcaatcATAAAACGACGTCAGCAGTAGAAGCtttcataaataatgaatatcaAAACGATAATGATTCATAATTTggttaatattataatatttaaaaataatttattttaattatattatataaataatatttttaatatatggaattatgaatatgcaagctttatatttttataattgatTAAAttcaatttaaaatttataaaagatcCTATTACGTATGGAACCACATATATACTtacattaataattatattaaaataattgtttttctatttttttccgttaattttacaaaaattcATTGATAacacataatttttaatataaagcATGTCTATTTatctttaaatataaaaataactaaTTTAATCGATAGATgcagtttattttttacattaataatattactatataaaaatatttttacctcatcataataatagtatgattacatatatatgatggTAAATCGCGTTTtctgtaatttttttcatcaattttaaatgaattttactaaatataactttttagaaaaattgttaattttataaaaattatttattggtAGCAATATTGGCCCCCAtgctttttataaattaatacaaattataaatttccttttaatagtaaaacaaaatatatataaaattaaaaatatatataaataaataaaatataaaaataaaataatgaagcATAAAGTTGTAAAgtatagaaatatatatatgtatacataaaattcattttgtttttaattttaataatctTGATGTCGATGTGTTCATGTATTTGCATTATATGTCAAGGTTATGTATTATGGATTATTGTTTGGTTCACTAAATCTGCGTTTTGATTTAGGGTTCGGGGTATATtgtcatttaattttttataatttgataatatttttgtctgTAAATGTTGgtcaaatatatgtatcatTCCCGTATGTTTTATCTCGAAATTATGTCTATATATGCGCTCAAAAAAGGGGCATATCCATTAATATGAAATGGGACACAAAATATTTCCCATAAGATATAATACTTCTATCTAATTcgttcatatatattaaatgtgggaatattataacttcacattttatattttattgctAATTTTTGGCtaactatatataaaagcccatgttatatattatataagacTTGTTAGCCCATAGTTATATTGAATCATGAATGGcacaatatatttcattatttgatgaaacattttgtttgtgtcactattattttgatttaatttatattgtaACAGCTGAagtgtaataataaactaTATATCTAgccataaattataataaagttcattttgaatatttctCTACATTACAATACATATTTAGATTAACATATgtgtttttaatattaattaagcatattaacaatatataataaataatcataaaatatgattcaTAAATTGTCGATCAAGGTTCGACAATACAACGTtatctataaaatattattatgcatCTACCATTTGTAATAacacaataaaaattgaacaatatatacaatattttaagttttataattttgatgtataaataaattatattttaaaatagttaaaagataaaatataagtatattaataaattttcatatcatattatctctaataattataaataatatgataatagaactataataattattacatacctgtacatataatataataaaatacattatCGATAactaatatttaaaattgttgtaTTGTGAAaactttatataattaaatattaatattaattttatcgaaaaggaaaataataattaattcaCTTGGAacgaataatatttttattaggtcatttatatatacaaaatataaatccataatttaattatatttttattacgaaataatatatatgttctaaaatgttatactttaaaacaatgaaacaaggaaaattattaactcgtttaaagtatttttattaagcGCATTAAATACTCCGTTGTAGTATACAGCGATATAACAGGAAGCAACAATGATAACAGTAAAgtattaaatatgaaaaaatcaTTAAACTCATTTGATTCGAATACgttgatatatattaattatatatattattaaaactgTGATAAAACTGAAAAGGTgcagaatatataaaataattattataatttatacttgagtataatattaacacCACAAAgccatatattattaactctattaataaatttataatttgaataaaatatagctTTCTATATTGagctaaatattttattataaaataggggcatataatatgtttagATTCTAAGTAGGAATATGCACTAGAATGGTATATccacttatattttttctaaaagtTTATTATTACCACTAAATAAAGAGAAAATTTTAAGTTATAAGCATGTAAAATTTAAGTAAATCAGATGGAAATGATTTTAttgaattaatttttatagctTAAGGCTGgaattcatatttatttatatatactaatttTTAAGCACAATTAGGTGCCATATTATTTCAATTTGTAATTAGTTATATTAACTTTAATTGCACATttgtgttttattttagaaAGATGCACATATGAAgtgtaatattatttattaaaatatatttatatattaggAATATTTCCATACAAAGTTATTGCACATTCTAAATAggatattcatttatactattaattaaaatataaatacaaacaaaatatcatatatttaggaaaattaataataataagttattttttgtatattataatttaaataaacaatttgatttacatatattgtaattaatgctaaaaatgtaatattcATATGGAATAATAACTTATATCAATATATGATGCCAACAATGAGATacgaatatatttttaacaattatattgataatatatttttaattctgtatatatttatagtaatatattCTCATAAATtgctttattaaaaaaagaaagcaTATCGTTTTTCTAGATGTTTAACTTATAAGGACATATGTTTACTTAAACACATTACAAGGCTAcgcataattatttaatggGGCAATTTCAaactatattaaaaataatggccttaaatatatatatatttaatttatatataagatGAAATgtgtttaaataaattaaaacgTAAGGCGGTTTAGATAAATTGTCATAAAAAGTAAGCATAATGTTCCTTTAGTaatgatattattattacatatcaATTTAAATACTCAAAATAATCAGAATGTGCTAACTGTATCTTTTGTTTGGTtcagtatatattttttaaataaaataatatgatggaaaatataaacagattaaagataaaatatcattACAATGGCTGATAAAGTAgtaagtatatttttttaaataaacacCGGTCTTTATATTGCTTGAACGTTGCACTATCTACAAATTACTATTAAATTGTATTTCAACAacactttatttttatttaatttttaaaaatattttcttagTGTACACTAATTCGCGAGGTTgatgcatattttaataatgaaaatgtcAATGaggaaaaatttaataaaaacacTTCATTGGGATATAGATGCCCTTATGAAGGTAGAAAACTTCGCccttgtaaaaataattgtgaAAGAATTAACGCTTTGGGAGGATATTTATACCTAAAATTGCGTGATGCTGCTAATAAGTTAAACGGAAAAGGAAATGATGATAACAGGCATATTGAGATTTTTATGATGTGGCTAAGCgacaaattatataagttAGAAAACACCAAAAGCGCAACACTGGAAGAATCttataaaaagtatttaGAGAAACATATGCCGGGTTTTAATTATTGGAACGTCTTAGGTAGTAAAAGGGAATATAAGATAGCTAATGTTTGGTATATGAGTAGATTGTATAGCTTACTCGAGTGTATATGTAGTATAGTTATTGAATATgacaaaaacaaaaacaaaaagaaaaagaaaatcgAAAAATATTCCCAACAATGTTACCAgaaatttattaacatttataaagatattaa from Plasmodium chabaudi chabaudi strain AS genome assembly, chromosome: 2 includes:
- a CDS encoding fam-a protein, whose translation is MNNGYVKIIFFVLILFVYVNDKVLTTEYVAGNSAPPEQTRAKEGRANTSLFETDQSEESSFETDQSEESLFKTDPPEESLPEITLPKETRRKRVRYTKTRPQNIPSESSSSETHLFITPRRQKPRSKRTRYKATLSKTPSSKTILPEIAIPETAIPEIAIPETVSPETALPETVSPETVLPQAVSPETVLPETVPPETALPQAVLTNAPSSHIAYTPASFKLDKIYKKIKNLLCTNPAETKKAIEVMDEAVQFLKYYATTKAGYKYHSTSNDGVDVYYRNNGNNAYVEKCKIKISNSNRYDDIIYMLWDPNGPRKFDPNFINGKAVRSYNRNLFMVLKLYKNATLSSERYFYALAKKVHISEDTTIIVMSSGNINDHNSFNIKTFKNKIVESMNSFKTSVDLDDDIKNRYYKKTFAHLSGYLIKKKDDHVDVTFVNSMDFNPLIPLNWVVKNANIEAMKSIIYLKHYFNN
- a CDS encoding fam-a protein, giving the protein MNKFYIQIVLFLLSISIYVNNKTLATEPDPGENTKPEPEYCCVTPEEIYEQNKHLLCTNPEETINAEKLMNEAVTHLENHINDKDSYEICKWKARKDTTCRKKRLEGNTIVQRVNFQYFHSNKVSINEQYNYNEIINMLWDPDLANNFNNGSVKRKIERVYNPNLIMIQQRYKSWFGGREKYFYALAAKFDISKDKAIIVMTSANIIDHHPSKKEYKNKIIENANLFTTEIDSEEDIRKGKLEKIFVNIAGYLIEKKGLCVNITHLESIDGHISKGQELIIEKSLNKFFHYKNI